One genomic window of Podarcis muralis chromosome 9, rPodMur119.hap1.1, whole genome shotgun sequence includes the following:
- the SOWAHB gene encoding ankyrin repeat domain-containing protein SOWAHB: MAKELSQAEVLDFLCQAGGSVANAALLSHFRHFLRDPDASPAQLQRRRELFKGFVNSVATVKQDEPPGAAKYVVLRKRYRELVGEEPKAPADDAAQSQAAKSPLPPPLEVAVGRGALQGQAGAQRAPRAHGQEPPQRQVEEERAGPGSAHQLRTCPEPRRCHPGGLGGRSGALFPPNPALGGRRSPSEPCALLGTEQHSQRDPRQAPRGDPPLLLGGAPQSNGPYLPVGKMGAPPSAASPQQRIREWVERAHAVTHQSALPDPLLQREEGSSWPARPSPPSSVGSACLSQDSLPGLGARRDPAPVFRSIRCQLSLQDLEDFIEKASSASEDGSSASGGSDSYRPEGRAGVLHQPFPARQNGHGGNSTGTARARPESLCYRPHGNGLAKDGAIPEHLALLNRVVSRAASWDKLWDADSPKPGKEPPNPWKVTRLSPSPLETPRSPRLVQRQGCLATSTDLQGLGPDPDAPSEGRSSSVPLEPREHAWLVKVATGSWMQARALFLEDPHLATRKDFIMGYTVLHWLAKHGNVQVMQDFVAGARKAGVDLDVDAKSGCGYTPLHLAAMHGHQLVVKLLVQKLRCSTQVRDSSGKRPWQYLSSATSGEVWQLLEAPQGKTIFPAHPIARSSASLGPKKGKSPELGRKVSRKTSLAAYLKPQHIKWKMGSRFQLLQEKEEEYND, from the coding sequence ATGGCCAAAGAGCTGAGCCAAGCCGAGGTGCTGGACTTCCTCTGCCAGGCCGGGGGGAGCGTGGCCAACGCCGCCTTGCTGAGCCACTTCAGGCACTTCTTGCGGGACCCCGACGCGTCTCCGGCTCAGCTGCAGCGCCGCCGAGAGCTCTTCAAGGGCTTCGTCAACTCCGTGGCCACCGTGAAGCAGGACGAGCCGCCGGGCGCCGCCAAATACGTGGTGCTCAGGAAGCGCTACCGAGAGCTGGTGGGAGAGGAGCCCAAGGCACCTGCCGACGATGCCGCCCAGAGCCAAGCCGCCAAGTCGCCGCTGCCACCCCCTCTGGAAGTAGCAGTCGGCCGGGGGGCGCTGCAGGGCCAGGCCGGGGCGCAGCGCGCGCCAAGGGCGCACGGCCAGGAGCCTCCCCAGCGCCAGGTGGAAGAGGAGCGCGCCGGGCCAGGCTCGGCCCACCAGCTTAGGACTTGCCCGGAACCTCGCAGGTGCCACCCGGGGGGGCTGGGAGGACGATCGGGGGCGCTGTTTCCGCCAAACCCCGCACTAGGCGGCCGGAGAAGCCCCTCGGAGCCGTGCGCCCTGCTTGGAACGGAGCAGCACAGCCAAAGGGATCCCCGTCAGGCTCCTCGCGGGGACCCTCCGCTCCTACTAGGCGGGGCGCCGCAGTCAAATGGCCCCTATTTACCCGTCGGGAAAATGGGCGCGCCTCCAAGTGCCGCCAGCCCCCAGCAAAGGATCCGCGAGTGGGTGGAGAGGGCGCATGCCGTTACGCACCAGTCCGCCCTGCCTGACCCCCTTCTGCAGCGCGAAGAAGGGTCCTCCTGGCCAGCCCGCCCGTCGCCCCCCAGCTCGGTGGGGAGCGCCTGCCTTTCTCAGGATTCCTTGCCCGGGCTGGGTGCCCGGCGGGACCCCGCGCCCGTCTTCCGGAGCATCCGGTGCCAGCTCTCCCTGCAAGACCTGGAGGACTTTATCGAGAAGGCGAGCTCGGCGAGCGAAGACGGCAGCAGCGCCAGCGGAGGCAGCGACTCCTATCGGCCCGAAGGGCGCGCCGGCGTCCTTCACCAGCCCTTCCCTGCCAGGCAGAACGGCCACGGCGGTAATTCAACAGGGACAGCCCGGGCCAGGCCAGAGAGCCTCTGCTACAGACCCCACGGAAATGGCTTGGCCAAGGATGGCGCCATCCCAGAACACCTCGCCTTGCTCAACCGGGTGGTGAGCAGAGCCGCCTCCTGGGACAAGCTGTGGGACGCAGACTCCCCCAAACCCGGCAAAGAGCCCCCCAACCCCTGGAAAGTGACCAGACTGTCTCCCTCTCCCCTGGAGACCCCCCGGAGCCCACGGCTGGTCCAGAGGCAAGGATGCTTGGCCACTTCTACTGATTTGCAAGGGCTGGGCCCGGATCCAGATGCTCCGAGCGAAGGCAGGTCCTCCTCTGTGCCCTTGGAACCCCGAGAGCACGCCTGGCTGGTGAAAGTGGCCACCGGTTCGTGGATGCAGGCCAGGGCTCTCTTTTTGGAAGACCCCCACCTGGCCACCCGCAAAGACTTCATCATGGGCTACACTGTGCTCCACTGGCTGGCCAAGCACGGGAACGTGCAAGTGATGCAGGACTTTGTCGCCGGTGCCAGGAAAGCCGGCGTGGACCTTGACGTGGATGCCAAGTCCGGCTGCGGGTATACCCCTCTGCACCTGGCTGCCATGCACGGCCACCAGCTGGTCGTCAAGCTGCTGGTGCAGAAGCTGCGGTGCAGCACGCAGGTTCGCGACAGCAGTGGCAAGAGGCCCTGGCAGTACCTGAGCAGTGCCACCTCCGGGGAGGTGTGGCAGCTCCTGGAAGCTCCTCAGGGCAAGACCATTTTCCCAGCCCACCCCATAGCCAGGAGCTCCGCCTCACTCGGCCCGAAAAAAGGCAAGAGCCCGGAGCTGGGCAGGAAAGTCAGCAGGAAGACTTCCTTGGCAGCGTACTTGAAACCTCAGCACATCAAGTGGAAAATGGGGAGCAGGTTCCAGCtgctgcaggagaaggaagaggagtacAATGACTGA